Genomic DNA from Erythrobacter aureus:
CACCAGGTTGAGGATGATCGGAAAGCTCGCCCCGGGGGCGAAGCGGCTGACCGAATTGAGCATTCCGGTAAACAGCGTGACCAGGCTGACCAGGACGATATAGGGAAACATGATCCGCGCGAAGGCGACGGCGATATCGAATGTCGCGGGATCGACCGGCTTGTCCGACAACAACCAGATAACCCCCGGCATGGCGAGCATCATGATCGCGGACAATGCGATCAGCACCGGCAGGAATACGCTCAGCACATCGTCGGAGAAACTGCGCGCCTCCTCGATCCCGCCTTCGCCGTTCAGGCGTTTCGAGAACATCGGGACGAAGGCGGCGGAAAACGCCCCTTCCGCGAACAGGCGGCGGAAGACATTGGGGATGATGAAGGCCTGAAACCAGGCATCGGTTACCGCATTGGCGCCGAGGACGCGCGAGAAAATCATCTCGCGCGCCATCCCGGCCACGCGGCTGACCATGGTCAGCCCGCCGATCGTCCCGACGTTCTTGAGCAGGCTCACCTGTCAGAGCCTCGGTTGCAAGTCAGGCGCTCAGGCGTCGCCAGCGGGCGGCGTTGCGCCCTGGGCTTGCTGTTCCTGCGCGCGGGCGGCCAATTGCTGCTGGTAAAGCGCGCCGAAATCCATCGGATCGAGCATCAGCGGCGGGAAGCCCGCATCGCGGCTGGCATCGGCGATCACGCGCCGTGCGAAGGGGAACAGCAGGCGCGGTGCTTCGGCGAAGAGGAAGGCGTGCGCATGTTCGTCGGGCAGGTTGCGCATGCCCATCAGCCCGCAATAATCGAGGTCGATCAGGTAGAGATTGCCCTGGCTGGTCTTGGCCGTGGCCGTGATCTTCAGCGTTACCTCGTGGACCTCGTCGGTAACTTTGTCGGCGCCGATATTGACCTGCACGTCGAGCTGCGGTTGCTCGTTCCACTGGAAACATGCGGGCGCGTTCGGGTTTTCGACCGACAGGTCCTTGATATATTGCGAGATAATGCCCGCGCTGGGCTGGTTGTCGACGCCATTGGCGCCGGCTGCGGGATCCATGTTGAGGTCGGTGAGAACGTCGCCTTCGTCGGCCATGAGCAGTCGCTTTCCAATTATCCGAATGTGCGTCCCCGCGAGCCGCTGGTGGTCGCGCGGGACTGTCGGGGCGCGCGCCTAGCATTGTCGGCGGCGCGTAGCAATGCGTGGCCGCGAGCGGTCGCGGCACAGGGCGATGTTCGTCGCACTACCATTGTCGGTTTGTAATTCCTTCCTATCTAGGGCAGGAAAGACGCTGGACTGCCGGGGGCACGCTGCCGCCCGCAAAAGAAGTAGGGAAGCAGGTTACTTACGTGATCATCGAGATCGTCATTCTCGCCATGATCGCCGCCTTTCTCGGGCTGCGGCTCTATTCGGTGCTCGGTCGCCGTTCGGAGCATGAGGAAGAGGTGATTCCACACCGGTTCGAACGTGGGGATACCCCGCCGCGTGCGGACAATCCGCCGCGTCAGCTACGCCAGCCGGTCGTTCTGCGCGGGGTCGACGACAGCCGCGCGCCGGCCAACGAAGCGGGCGTCCGCGCGATTGCTTCGGCAGATCCGGCTTTCGATCTGCTCGGCTTTCTCGAAGGGGCCAAGAGTGCCTATGGCATGATCCTCGAAGCTTTCTGGAACGGCGACAAGGAAACCCTGCGCGAACTCACCGACGATGACGTTTATGCCAGCTTCGCGGGCGCCATCGATGCGCGCGAGGAAGCGGGCGAAACGCTCGACAACCGTCTGATCCGGATCGAGGACGCCAGCGTCCATTCCGCCGAACTCGACGGGCGGACCGCCCGCATCGCGGTGCTTTTCGTCGCCGATATCGCTGCCGTGACGCGCGATGCCGATGGGAATGTGATTGCCGGTTCGCTGGACGATGCGATCGAGAGCCGCGACATATGGACATTCCGCCGCAATATCGGCGCGTCCGATCCCAACTGGGTGCTCGACGAGACGGACGAGGGCTGACGCCCCGCGCGCAACGGGGAGGGTTCATGCACAAATCGATGGTGATCGCGATGACGCTGGCGCTTGCTGCCTGCGTCAGGATGGTGCCCGATACCAGGCCGGTCCAGGGTGTGGCGCTACCGCCGGGAACCGTCTCCAGTGCCGCCTTCGCGCCGATCGAGCGCGGAGCGGATGTCGCATCGTTGGGGTTGGCGCCCGACGATGCAGGCACGGCGCTGGTATCCTTCATCGAATCCTGCCCCTCGATTCTCAAGCGTGAGGATGCGAGCGGGCTGACCTTTGCCGAAGACTGGCGCCCCGCCTGCGAAGCCGCGGCAACGTGGCCGGTGTCCGATGCGCGGCGCTTCTTCACCAGCTATTTCGAAACCGCGCGTGTGGGCGATGGCGCGGCGTTCGCCACCGGCTATTTCGAGCCCGAAATCCGCGGTAGCCGCACCCGCATGCCGGGCTATGACGTGCCCATCTACGCCGTGCCCCCGGAACTCGTGCGGGCCTGGCCCGATGATATGCCTGAAAGCGAGCGCGAAGGGCGGCCCCCCCTCGGGCGTTACAATGCCGGTGGGGCCTTCGTCCCCTTTTACGACCGTACCGAAATCGAACTCGGCGCGTTGGAAAATCGCGGGCTGGAGATAGCCTGGGCGGCGGACCCGGTAGAGTTCTTCTTCCTCCAGATTCAGGGCTCGGGTCTGCTGCGCCTGCCCGACGGTTCGCTGATGCGGATCGGTTATGCGGGCCAGAACGGGCGCGAATATGTCGGCATCGGGCGCGTCATGCGCGAGCGCGGTCTGATCGGCGAAGGCACGCCTTACGAAACCTCGATGCAGGGCATCATGGCCTATATTCGCGACCATCCCGCCGAGGGGCGCGACATCATGCGCCTCAATAAAAGCTGGGTGTTCTTCCGCGAGCTGAATTCGGATGGCCCGCTGGGTTCGCTGGGCGTGCCGGTCCGCCGTGAAGCCTCGGTCGCGGTCGACCCTAAATTCGTGCCCTACGGGGCGCCGGTATTCCTCGATATGGAAACCGATGTCGCCGATGGCCTGTGGATCGCGCAGGATACGGGCGGCGCGATCAAGGGGGCCAATCGGTTCGATACATTTTGGGGCAACGGCCAAGATGCGCGGGAGATTGCGGGCGAGATGAGCGCGCGCGGATCGGCGCTGGTTCTGCTGCCGCGAGGGACGATCGAACGGCTCCAAGCCCGGCGATGAGCGCGCCGCGCGGATTGTCGGCGGAAGAGGCCGCTGCATGGGAG
This window encodes:
- the secB gene encoding protein-export chaperone SecB — protein: MADEGDVLTDLNMDPAAGANGVDNQPSAGIISQYIKDLSVENPNAPACFQWNEQPQLDVQVNIGADKVTDEVHEVTLKITATAKTSQGNLYLIDLDYCGLMGMRNLPDEHAHAFLFAEAPRLLFPFARRVIADASRDAGFPPLMLDPMDFGALYQQQLAARAQEQQAQGATPPAGDA
- a CDS encoding Tim44/TimA family putative adaptor protein — encoded protein: MIIEIVILAMIAAFLGLRLYSVLGRRSEHEEEVIPHRFERGDTPPRADNPPRQLRQPVVLRGVDDSRAPANEAGVRAIASADPAFDLLGFLEGAKSAYGMILEAFWNGDKETLRELTDDDVYASFAGAIDAREEAGETLDNRLIRIEDASVHSAELDGRTARIAVLFVADIAAVTRDADGNVIAGSLDDAIESRDIWTFRRNIGASDPNWVLDETDEG
- the mltA gene encoding murein transglycosylase A; this translates as MHKSMVIAMTLALAACVRMVPDTRPVQGVALPPGTVSSAAFAPIERGADVASLGLAPDDAGTALVSFIESCPSILKREDASGLTFAEDWRPACEAAATWPVSDARRFFTSYFETARVGDGAAFATGYFEPEIRGSRTRMPGYDVPIYAVPPELVRAWPDDMPESEREGRPPLGRYNAGGAFVPFYDRTEIELGALENRGLEIAWAADPVEFFFLQIQGSGLLRLPDGSLMRIGYAGQNGREYVGIGRVMRERGLIGEGTPYETSMQGIMAYIRDHPAEGRDIMRLNKSWVFFRELNSDGPLGSLGVPVRREASVAVDPKFVPYGAPVFLDMETDVADGLWIAQDTGGAIKGANRFDTFWGNGQDAREIAGEMSARGSALVLLPRGTIERLQARR